From the Vibrio alginolyticus NBRC 15630 = ATCC 17749 genome, one window contains:
- the mutH gene encoding DNA mismatch repair endonuclease MutH encodes MKPEPQTEAELLERAHDMAGLSFAELAAEANMIVPENLKRDKGWVGQLLEWHLGAPAGSKPQQDFAKLGIELKSIPISYSGKPLETTFVSVAPLTGVHGLTWETSHVRNKLSRVLWVPVEGEREIPLAERRVGSPLIWSPDEEEERILRNDWEELMEMIVLGRFDQISARHGEALHLRPKAANAKALTEAYNSNGKPMKTLPRGFYLRTQFTEQILLKHYINTQPE; translated from the coding sequence ATGAAACCAGAACCACAAACAGAAGCAGAGCTATTGGAACGAGCGCATGATATGGCAGGACTCAGTTTTGCTGAGTTGGCCGCCGAGGCGAATATGATTGTTCCTGAAAACTTAAAACGTGATAAAGGTTGGGTGGGTCAATTACTCGAATGGCACTTGGGCGCTCCAGCTGGCAGTAAACCTCAACAAGATTTCGCAAAACTAGGGATCGAGTTGAAAAGTATTCCGATCAGTTATTCTGGCAAACCTTTAGAAACAACCTTTGTTTCTGTGGCTCCCCTCACTGGTGTTCATGGTCTTACATGGGAAACAAGTCATGTTCGAAACAAGCTATCTCGCGTGCTTTGGGTACCCGTAGAAGGAGAACGAGAAATCCCACTCGCTGAAAGACGTGTGGGCAGTCCACTCATTTGGTCACCAGATGAAGAAGAAGAACGGATTTTGCGAAATGACTGGGAAGAGTTAATGGAGATGATCGTCTTGGGAAGATTTGATCAAATTTCCGCCAGACACGGAGAAGCGCTGCATCTTCGCCCTAAAGCCGCAAATGCAAAAGCGCTCACCGAAGCATACAACTCAAATGGTAAGCCGATGAAAACTCTGCCCCGAGGCTTTTACCTTAGAACACAGTTTACTGAACAGATCTTACTCAAGCACTACATTAACACTCAACCAGAATAA
- a CDS encoding DUF6482 family protein, translated as MQKHQLDMWLHGPHKDTYKTPKVFVIGCSDVSDYLLAVEYKHQLEPIKDGEDPIHFGSLDLVKEELLRLGVDKAYLRLRNAYDECGTEEAASYCDIELSLVTH; from the coding sequence ATGCAGAAGCATCAATTGGACATGTGGCTACATGGTCCACATAAAGATACTTATAAAACTCCCAAAGTATTTGTGATTGGGTGTTCTGATGTCTCTGACTATCTTTTAGCTGTGGAGTACAAGCATCAACTTGAGCCGATTAAAGACGGTGAAGACCCGATACATTTTGGCTCTCTAGACTTAGTAAAAGAAGAACTATTGAGGCTAGGGGTCGATAAAGCGTATTTAAGGCTGCGCAATGCGTATGACGAATGTGGCACTGAAGAGGCAGCCTCATACTGCGATATTGAGTTATCGCTCGTGACGCACTAA
- the rppH gene encoding RNA pyrophosphohydrolase yields MIDGDGYRLNVGIVICNNHGQVFWAKRYGQHSWQFPQGGIDEGETPEQAMFRELYEEVGLTKKDVKIIATSRHWLRYKLPKRLVRWDSKPVCIGQKQKWFLLRLECDESRINMQRGKSPEFDGWRWVSYWYPVRQVVSFKRDVYRRAMKEFASLAMPFRERKAKGKRKKQRRG; encoded by the coding sequence GTGATAGATGGCGATGGTTACCGACTTAATGTTGGTATTGTGATATGTAATAACCATGGTCAGGTCTTCTGGGCTAAACGATACGGGCAACACTCATGGCAATTTCCACAAGGTGGGATTGACGAAGGTGAAACCCCTGAACAAGCCATGTTCAGGGAGTTATACGAAGAAGTCGGTTTAACGAAAAAAGACGTTAAGATCATTGCAACAAGTCGTCATTGGTTAAGATATAAGCTACCAAAGCGATTGGTGCGTTGGGACTCCAAGCCTGTTTGTATCGGCCAAAAACAGAAATGGTTTCTGCTGAGATTAGAATGCGATGAGTCTCGCATTAATATGCAACGCGGAAAATCCCCTGAATTTGATGGTTGGCGCTGGGTAAGTTACTGGTATCCAGTTAGGCAAGTTGTTTCTTTCAAGCGAGATGTTTATCGACGAGCGATGAAAGAATTTGCATCCTTAGCCATGCCTTTTCGAGAGAGAAAAGCGAAAGGGAAAAGAAAAAAGCAACGTAGAGGATAA
- the lysS gene encoding lysine--tRNA ligase, translating to MTDAVQNETVQEASAQEENKLIAERRAKLDAIRKSCKANGHPNDFRRDALAGDLQKEFGEKTKEELEELNHVVAIAGRIMAKRGPFLVIQETSGRIQAYADKAVQKVLKEKYQGLDIGDIIGVKGALHKSGKGDLYVNMEEYELLTKALRPLPEKFHGLTDQEMRYRQRYVDLIVNEDSRQAFVVRSKVMSAIRNFMISKQFMEVETPMMHVIPGGASARPFITHHNALDMPMYLRIAPELYLKRLVVGGFDRVFEINRNFRNEGLSPRHNPEFTMMEFYMAYADYKDLMDLTEELLSSVAQEVLGSTSMPYGDETVEFGGTYTRMSMFEAIKHYNPDHAQIQALTEEDLQNRDLMVSIAKSVHVEVEPFWTCGQLLEEIFGETAEPKLMQPTFITGYPADISPLARRSDDNPFFTDRFEFFIGGREVANGFSELNDAEDQDARFKAQVEAKESGDDEAMFYDADYITALEHGLPPTAGQGIGIDRLVMLLTNTHTIRDVILFPAMRPQA from the coding sequence ATGACTGATGCTGTTCAAAACGAAACTGTACAAGAAGCCTCTGCACAAGAAGAGAACAAGCTAATTGCTGAACGCCGCGCTAAACTGGATGCAATCCGAAAGAGCTGCAAAGCGAACGGCCATCCAAACGACTTCCGTCGTGACGCACTAGCGGGCGACCTTCAGAAAGAGTTCGGTGAAAAGACGAAGGAAGAGCTAGAAGAGCTTAACCACGTAGTAGCAATCGCTGGCCGTATCATGGCTAAACGTGGTCCATTCTTGGTAATCCAAGAAACTTCTGGCCGTATCCAAGCTTACGCTGACAAAGCGGTTCAAAAAGTACTTAAAGAAAAATACCAAGGTCTAGATATCGGTGACATCATCGGTGTTAAAGGTGCACTTCATAAGTCTGGTAAAGGTGACCTATACGTGAACATGGAAGAGTACGAGTTGCTAACCAAAGCACTACGTCCACTTCCAGAAAAGTTCCACGGTCTAACTGACCAAGAGATGCGTTACCGCCAACGTTACGTTGATCTGATCGTTAACGAAGACTCTCGTCAAGCGTTCGTAGTACGTTCTAAAGTAATGTCTGCAATCCGCAACTTCATGATCTCTAAGCAGTTCATGGAAGTTGAAACGCCAATGATGCACGTTATCCCTGGCGGTGCGAGTGCGCGTCCATTCATCACGCACCACAACGCACTAGACATGCCAATGTACCTACGTATCGCGCCAGAGCTATACCTGAAGCGTCTAGTTGTTGGTGGTTTTGATCGCGTATTCGAAATCAACCGTAACTTCCGTAACGAAGGCCTTTCTCCACGCCACAACCCAGAATTCACAATGATGGAATTCTACATGGCGTACGCAGACTACAAAGATCTGATGGACCTAACTGAAGAACTACTAAGCTCAGTGGCGCAAGAAGTTCTAGGTTCAACGTCAATGCCTTACGGTGATGAAACGGTTGAGTTTGGTGGTACTTACACTCGTATGAGCATGTTCGAAGCAATCAAGCACTACAACCCAGACCACGCGCAAATCCAAGCGCTAACAGAAGAAGACCTACAAAACCGTGATCTAATGGTTTCTATCGCGAAATCTGTTCACGTTGAAGTAGAACCTTTCTGGACATGTGGTCAGCTTCTTGAAGAGATCTTTGGTGAAACAGCAGAACCTAAGCTAATGCAGCCTACGTTCATCACTGGCTACCCAGCAGATATCTCTCCACTAGCTCGTCGTAGCGATGACAACCCGTTCTTTACAGACCGCTTTGAGTTCTTTATCGGTGGCCGTGAAGTAGCGAACGGTTTCTCAGAGCTTAACGATGCTGAAGACCAAGATGCACGCTTTAAAGCACAGGTTGAAGCGAAAGAGTCTGGTGACGACGAAGCAATGTTCTACGATGCAGACTACATCACTGCTCTAGAGCACGGCCTACCGCCAACAGCAGGCCAAGGTATCGGTATCGACCGTTTGGTTATGCTACTGACTAACACGCACACTATCCGTGACGTGATCTTATTCCCTGCAATGCGCCCGCAAGCGTAA
- the vpsR gene encoding cyclic-di-GMP-binding transcriptional regulator VpsR (Not actually a response regulator, but instead a cyclic-di-GMP-binding transcription factor.), which yields MAGQFKMDSIPGSLVVVGGTYEPWLSVLEQVGWKCHQVGDLRKANTLLEDIGPCIGIVDLSHDEFSLNGLANLVSSHKHVRWLAFIRESQLGTDTICQFIVNFCIDFFTAPIPDAQLLSTIGHQLGMLKLEKKVWPSFGSSLDMGLIGESIPMKRLRDQVKRIGPTDVSILISGESGTGKEAVARAIHKVSSRSHKPFMAINCRALNEQRFQAEVFGINADEDMEACLLEQADGGTVLFNDILTISKEQQMNLLRFLQEGTIDTKDGVKAVNVRILAANSSDVEKALIDGDFNEELYHYINVLRINVPSLKERASDIALLARFYLQEFSKEYNSQAKSFSEDAFKALTRYFWPGNVRELMNQVKRAVLMSDSVMIEEHHLDLPQRNDSKRSLKSIREKSERDALLVVLESHSGQVSNAAKELGVSRATMYRLLNKHNLISEQAM from the coding sequence ATGGCTGGGCAGTTTAAGATGGATTCCATCCCGGGATCGCTTGTGGTAGTTGGCGGTACTTATGAGCCTTGGTTATCGGTACTGGAGCAAGTGGGCTGGAAGTGTCACCAAGTAGGTGACTTACGCAAAGCTAATACGCTGTTAGAAGATATTGGTCCATGTATCGGTATTGTTGATCTCAGCCATGACGAGTTCAGCTTGAATGGTTTGGCGAACTTAGTCAGCTCTCACAAACACGTACGTTGGTTAGCGTTTATTCGTGAATCTCAGCTTGGCACTGACACCATATGCCAGTTCATTGTTAACTTTTGTATCGATTTTTTCACAGCGCCGATCCCAGATGCACAGTTATTAAGCACAATAGGTCACCAGCTTGGCATGCTTAAGTTGGAGAAAAAAGTTTGGCCTAGTTTTGGTAGCAGTTTAGATATGGGTTTGATCGGTGAATCTATCCCGATGAAACGTTTACGCGATCAAGTGAAGCGCATTGGTCCAACGGACGTCAGTATTCTGATTTCTGGGGAAAGTGGGACTGGTAAAGAGGCGGTTGCTAGGGCCATCCATAAAGTCTCTTCACGCTCTCATAAACCGTTTATGGCAATTAACTGTCGCGCACTCAATGAACAACGTTTCCAAGCTGAAGTATTTGGTATTAACGCCGATGAAGATATGGAAGCATGCCTGCTTGAACAAGCAGATGGCGGCACCGTGTTGTTTAACGACATTCTTACCATTTCAAAAGAGCAGCAAATGAATCTGCTGAGATTCTTGCAAGAAGGCACCATTGATACCAAAGATGGCGTAAAAGCGGTTAACGTGCGTATTCTTGCTGCTAACTCGTCAGATGTTGAAAAAGCTTTGATTGACGGTGACTTCAATGAAGAGCTTTACCATTACATCAACGTTTTGCGCATCAATGTCCCTAGCTTGAAAGAACGTGCGAGTGACATCGCATTGCTGGCTCGTTTCTACTTACAAGAGTTCTCAAAAGAGTACAACTCGCAAGCAAAAAGCTTTTCTGAGGATGCATTCAAGGCACTGACACGTTATTTCTGGCCTGGAAATGTGCGTGAGCTGATGAACCAAGTGAAGCGAGCGGTATTAATGTCCGACAGCGTAATGATTGAAGAGCATCACTTAGATTTACCTCAACGTAATGACTCAAAGCGCAGCTTGAAATCAATCCGTGAGAAGAGTGAACGTGATGCGTTGCTAGTTGTTTTGGAATCTCATTCTGGTCAAGTTTCAAATGCGGCGAAAGAGCTAGGAGTTTCGCGTGCAACCATGTATCGACTACTTAATAAACATAATTTGATTTCCGAACAAGCCATGTAG
- a CDS encoding NADP(H)-dependent aldo-keto reductase — MQYTKLPHSSLEISKICLGTMTFGEQNTEKDAFEQLDFALDHGVNFIDTAEMYPVPPRSETQGLTEQYIGNWLAKSGKREKVVLATKVAGPRNVPHIRDNMSLNRRHIHTAIDDSLNRLQTDYVDLYQLHWPQRQTNCFGQLNYPYPDKQEEVTLIETLEALTELVNAGKVRYIGVSNETPWGVMSLLRLAEKHDLPRIVSIQNPYNLLNRSFEVGLSEISHYEGVQLLAYSPLAFGCLSGKYLNGAKPEGARCTKWERFARYFTPQGVKATEAYVNLAQEHGLNPAQMALAFVNQRPFVASNIIGATNLDQLKANIDSIDLQLSDELLTEIQAIGTTYSNPCP; from the coding sequence ATGCAATACACAAAACTACCGCACTCATCACTTGAGATCAGTAAAATCTGCCTCGGCACTATGACGTTTGGCGAGCAAAACACAGAAAAGGACGCCTTTGAACAGCTCGACTTTGCCCTCGATCATGGGGTGAACTTCATCGATACCGCAGAGATGTACCCTGTACCGCCAAGATCGGAAACACAAGGGCTTACCGAGCAATACATCGGTAATTGGTTAGCAAAAAGCGGCAAAAGAGAAAAAGTAGTACTGGCAACAAAAGTGGCAGGCCCTCGCAATGTTCCTCACATTAGAGACAACATGAGCCTTAATCGTCGCCACATCCATACAGCGATTGATGACAGCCTTAATCGTCTACAAACCGATTATGTCGATTTGTACCAACTACATTGGCCGCAGCGTCAAACCAACTGCTTTGGTCAACTCAACTACCCATACCCTGACAAACAAGAAGAAGTCACGTTAATTGAAACGTTGGAAGCGCTTACTGAATTAGTGAATGCAGGTAAAGTGCGCTATATCGGCGTATCCAACGAGACGCCGTGGGGTGTGATGTCGCTACTGCGTTTGGCAGAAAAACACGATTTGCCAAGAATTGTCTCCATTCAAAACCCATATAACTTATTGAACCGCAGCTTCGAAGTTGGCTTGTCTGAAATCAGCCATTACGAAGGCGTTCAGTTACTTGCCTACTCTCCTTTGGCATTTGGCTGCCTGAGTGGTAAATACCTAAACGGGGCAAAACCTGAAGGCGCTCGATGCACTAAGTGGGAGCGTTTTGCGCGCTACTTCACTCCGCAAGGTGTTAAAGCGACCGAAGCTTACGTCAATTTAGCTCAAGAGCATGGTCTAAACCCTGCACAAATGGCGCTCGCGTTTGTCAATCAGCGTCCATTTGTTGCTTCTAACATTATCGGAGCAACAAACCTAGACCAATTAAAAGCCAATATCGACAGTATTGATTTGCAACTTAGCGACGAACTACTTACTGAAATTCAAGCAATAGGTACAACTTACTCGAATCCTTGCCCTTAA